CTACATCGCCATCGGACTCGTCGTGGGCGTCATCGTGCGCATTGCCTTGCCTCCGGCGCCGCAGGTGGGGTTCTGGGGGAGCGTGTTGCTCGGCATGGTGGGAGGACTCATCGGTGGGCTCATCGGCTCGACCCTCACCCCGAATGG
This is a stretch of genomic DNA from Archangium violaceum. It encodes these proteins:
- a CDS encoding GlsB/YeaQ/YmgE family stress response membrane protein, which produces MDAIFAYIAIGLVVGVIVRIALPPAPQVGFWGSVLLGMVGGLIGGLIGSTLTPNGALYALHPVGVTLAVIISALITVGVTLVTRRRRFG